From Zingiber officinale cultivar Zhangliang chromosome 5B, Zo_v1.1, whole genome shotgun sequence, the proteins below share one genomic window:
- the LOC121984375 gene encoding uncharacterized protein LOC121984375 isoform X1, whose translation MGFFSTVLGFFGFGWGITLILVIGSTYKSSPSPPTSSKISKLVMTMTTPQRPQSTTKRRTQNCIEGSSIFKDLSSAMRSLGKIGITDTSDIMDKLLVYCSSK comes from the exons ATGGGGTTCTTCAGCACGGTGTTAGGTTTCTTTGGATTTGGATGGGGGATCACTCTCATCTTGGTCATAGGTTCTACCTATAAATCTTCTCCCAGCCCGCCGACATCAAG TAAAATTTCAAAGCTGGTGATGACCATGACAACACCTCAAAGACCTCAAAGTACGACAAAGAGGAGGACCCAAAATTGCATCGAGGGAAGTAGTATCTTCAAAGATCTCTCTTCAGCTATGAGATCACTTGGGAAAATAGGAATAACTGATACCAGTGACATTATGGACAAGCTTTTGGTCTATTGCAGTTCAAAATGA
- the LOC121984375 gene encoding uncharacterized protein LOC121984375 isoform X2: MGFFSTVLGFFGFGWGITLILVIGSTYKSSPSPPTSSREVISIWDSTESMFKSHIDAGKVPQKEDLIKPGEIAKSLEVALLQALLASIFEILME; the protein is encoded by the exons ATGGGGTTCTTCAGCACGGTGTTAGGTTTCTTTGGATTTGGATGGGGGATCACTCTCATCTTGGTCATAGGTTCTACCTATAAATCTTCTCCCAGCCCGCCGACATCAAG TAGAGAAGTGATTAGTATATGGGATTCGACTGAGTCAATGTTCAAATCTCATATTGATGCTGGTAAAGTGCCACAAAAG GAAGATTTGATCAAGCCAGGGGAAATTGCAAAGAGTCTTGAGGTTGCACTTCTACAAGCATTGCTAGCTAGTATCTTTGAAATCTTAATGGAATAA
- the LOC121984375 gene encoding uncharacterized protein LOC121984375 isoform X3, with product MGFFSTVLGFFGFGWGITLILVIGSTYKSSPSPPTSREVISIWDSTESMFKSHIDAGKVPQKEDLIKPGEIAKSLEVALLQALLASIFEILME from the exons ATGGGGTTCTTCAGCACGGTGTTAGGTTTCTTTGGATTTGGATGGGGGATCACTCTCATCTTGGTCATAGGTTCTACCTATAAATCTTCTCCCAGCCCGCCGACATCAAG AGAAGTGATTAGTATATGGGATTCGACTGAGTCAATGTTCAAATCTCATATTGATGCTGGTAAAGTGCCACAAAAG GAAGATTTGATCAAGCCAGGGGAAATTGCAAAGAGTCTTGAGGTTGCACTTCTACAAGCATTGCTAGCTAGTATCTTTGAAATCTTAATGGAATAA